CATTCTGCACGGCGGTGGTCAGGTTGGGCATGCCCATGCCCATGCCCAGCCCCAGCAGGCCCATCGACACCAGGAAGAGCGCCGGCGCCGCCGCCATCCAGGCGAAGAGCGCGAGGCTGGCCAGCGCCACGGCCTCCAGCCCCAGCCCCGCCAGCAGGAAGGGCTTGTTCCGCCCGAGGCGGGAGACGATCCGCCCGCCGATGACGGAGGTCAGCACCATGCCCGTCACCTGCGGCAGCAGCATCGCCCCGGCCTGCGCCGGCTCCATCTCCAGCACCAGCTGGAAGTAGAGCGGCAGGAAGACGGTGGAGCCCAGCATGGCGAAGACCATCATGCCGCCCACCGCCACCCCGCGCGCGAAGATGGCATTGCGGAACAGCGCCAGCCGGATCAGCGGCTCCTCCACCCGCAGTTCCCACCACAGGAAGATGCCGAAGAGCACGACCGTCAGCGCGACCATCGCCGCCGAGGCGGCCGAGGCCCAGGGGAATTCCGTCCCGCCCCAGGCCAGCAGCAGCAGCAGCGAGGCGGTGGAGCCAGCCAGCAGCGCGGCGCCGAGGTAGTCGATCCTGCGCGTCCTGCCGCCGCTGCCCTGAGGCTTCAGCCCGGCGGCGATCAGCGCCAGCGCCACGATGCCGATGGGCAGGTTGACGTAGAAGACCCAGCGCCAGGACAGCGCCTGGGTGATGAAGCCGCCGAGCAGCGGCCCGGCCACGCTGGCGAGGGCGAAGGTGCCGGTGAAGAGCCCCTGGTAGCGCGGGCGCTGCCGTGGCGGCACCATATCCCCCACCGCCGCCTGCGCCAGCACCAGCAGCCCGCCCGCGCCCAGGCCCTGCAAGGCGCGGAAGGTGATCAGCTGCCCCATGCTCTGCGCGGCGCCGCTGGCGAAGGACCCCGCCAGGAACAGAAGGATGGCCACGAAGAACAGCCGCCGCCGGCCATAGAGGTCCGACAGCTTGCCATAGAGCGGCGTGGTGACGGTGGAGCAGAGCATGAAGGCCGTCACCACCCAGGAGATATGGGCCATGCCGCCCAGGTCCCCCACCATGCGCGGCAGC
This genomic window from Roseomonas marmotae contains:
- a CDS encoding MDR family MFS transporter codes for the protein MRDHQVPAARDEDLAPVAGDDDSTAQAGVHTAGHRPEASAAAASAPPGVAPPPGPVRGPLRIVMAGALLTMCLAALDQNIVNTALPRMVGDLGGMAHISWVVTAFMLCSTVTTPLYGKLSDLYGRRRLFFVAILLFLAGSFASGAAQSMGQLITFRALQGLGAGGLLVLAQAAVGDMVPPRQRPRYQGLFTGTFALASVAGPLLGGFITQALSWRWVFYVNLPIGIVALALIAAGLKPQGSGGRTRRIDYLGAALLAGSTASLLLLLAWGGTEFPWASAASAAMVALTVVLFGIFLWWELRVEEPLIRLALFRNAIFARGVAVGGMMVFAMLGSTVFLPLYFQLVLEMEPAQAGAMLLPQVTGMVLTSVIGGRIVSRLGRNKPFLLAGLGLEAVALASLALFAWMAAAPALFLVSMGLLGLGMGMGMPNLTTAVQNAVAHKELGAATGAMTFARSLGGAVGVAASGTIMSQRLHSASGGAGVDVGVITEHGVQALSHLTAAQQAAVSDAYRTALTGCFLLSGVVMTVAFLLVLGLPEQKLRDQLDDKPA